A single genomic interval of Halorubrum aethiopicum harbors:
- a CDS encoding DICT sensory domain-containing protein — MSLIEIISGVEAREATLTVFDPDPSVAETLAEHFADRNLRVVAERPEEGPTGYAVLSRDGEFVTAAAIDDLLPPAGDDGDRSGSESAEGESADGESADGESAEGDGETPPRRVGQPILDHLDGTLFTSYSRAEMVAASREIEDRAWRVGGGELHAGFQTLDVLTGEANTYDRLAGKERLDVHAYAAAEGDAPETDQYEVHIGRTAEIRETWFVAYDGGGFDGAKCVLLAEEREPGRFYGFWSYDPDTVDRIIDYLTDRYWESEPPDEDDATA, encoded by the coding sequence ATGTCGCTCATCGAGATCATCTCCGGGGTCGAGGCCCGCGAGGCCACGCTGACGGTGTTCGATCCGGACCCGAGCGTCGCCGAAACGCTCGCGGAGCACTTCGCCGACCGCAACCTCCGCGTGGTCGCCGAGCGCCCGGAGGAGGGTCCGACCGGCTACGCCGTCCTCTCCCGCGACGGCGAGTTCGTCACCGCGGCCGCCATCGACGACCTCCTCCCTCCCGCGGGCGACGACGGGGACCGTTCCGGGAGCGAGTCGGCCGAGGGGGAGTCAGCCGATGGCGAGTCGGCCGATGGCGAGTCGGCCGAGGGCGACGGGGAGACCCCTCCCCGGCGCGTCGGTCAGCCGATACTCGATCACCTCGACGGGACGCTCTTCACCTCCTACTCGCGCGCCGAGATGGTCGCCGCCTCCCGCGAGATCGAGGACCGCGCCTGGCGCGTCGGCGGCGGCGAGCTCCACGCCGGGTTCCAGACGCTCGACGTCCTCACCGGCGAGGCGAACACGTACGACCGGCTCGCCGGCAAGGAGCGCCTCGACGTCCACGCGTACGCGGCCGCCGAGGGAGACGCGCCCGAGACCGACCAGTACGAGGTCCACATCGGCCGCACCGCGGAGATCCGCGAGACGTGGTTCGTCGCCTACGACGGCGGCGGCTTCGACGGCGCGAAGTGCGTGCTGCTCGCCGAGGAGCGCGAACCCGGCCGGTTCTACGGCTTCTGGAGCTACGATCCCGACACCGTCGACCGGATCATCGACTACCTGACCGACAGGTACTGGGAGTCGGAACCCCCCGACGAGGACGACGCGACGGCATGA
- the tpiA gene encoding triose-phosphate isomerase has product MFILVNLKAYPCDPIEVATAARDVAEASGARIGVAPQAADLARVAETGVETWAQHVSPNGHGSHTGSTLAEAVADNGAEGTLINHSENRLKLADIDGSVEAAERADLETVVCANNPAQIGAAAALSPDAVAVEPPELIGGDVSVATADPGIVEDAVAAAEAVDPDVDVFCGAGVSTGDDVDAAGELGASGVLLASGVAKADDPAAVLEDLVSGL; this is encoded by the coding sequence ATGTTCATCCTGGTGAACCTGAAGGCGTACCCCTGTGATCCGATCGAGGTCGCGACCGCCGCCCGTGACGTCGCCGAGGCGTCGGGCGCGCGGATCGGCGTCGCGCCGCAGGCGGCCGACCTCGCCCGCGTCGCGGAGACGGGCGTCGAGACGTGGGCCCAGCACGTCTCGCCGAACGGACACGGCTCCCACACCGGGTCGACGCTGGCGGAGGCGGTCGCCGACAACGGGGCCGAGGGGACGCTGATCAACCACTCGGAGAATCGTCTCAAGCTCGCCGACATCGACGGCTCCGTCGAGGCGGCCGAGCGGGCCGACCTGGAGACGGTCGTCTGTGCGAACAACCCGGCGCAGATCGGCGCGGCCGCGGCGCTCTCGCCCGACGCGGTCGCCGTCGAGCCGCCGGAGCTCATCGGCGGCGACGTCTCCGTCGCGACGGCCGACCCCGGCATCGTCGAGGACGCGGTCGCGGCCGCCGAGGCCGTCGACCCCGACGTCGACGTGTTCTGCGGGGCCGGCGTCTCGACCGGCGACGACGTGGACGCGGCGGGCGAGCTGGGCGCGTCCGGCGTCCTCCTCGCCTCGGGCGTCGCCAAGGCGGACGACCCGGCGGCGGTGCTCGAGGACCTCGTCTCGGGGCTCTGA
- a CDS encoding multiprotein bridging factor aMBF1, whose translation MPQCEMCGSEQTSLTTTKVEGAELELCSSCTDFGTEVREEPSGSTGSKYSTSSSSGTPSSSSSSGSGGSSGSGGSRRRRDMFDDMEEIATDYDDRIRNAREAKGLSQEELADDLNEKASLIRKLERGDTLPTDEIQRKLERALDVSLVEGEDVDADWESNDAGTMTLGDVVKRKD comes from the coding sequence ATGCCCCAGTGTGAAATGTGTGGTTCCGAGCAGACCTCCCTGACGACGACGAAGGTCGAAGGCGCGGAGTTGGAGCTCTGCAGCTCCTGTACGGACTTCGGCACGGAGGTCCGCGAGGAGCCGAGCGGCTCGACGGGGAGCAAGTACTCGACGAGCTCCAGCTCGGGAACGCCCTCCTCGTCCTCCTCGAGCGGTTCCGGCGGGTCTAGCGGGTCCGGCGGCTCGCGGCGTCGCCGCGACATGTTCGACGACATGGAGGAGATCGCCACCGACTACGACGACCGGATCCGCAACGCTCGGGAGGCGAAGGGGTTGAGCCAGGAGGAGCTGGCGGACGACCTCAACGAGAAGGCGAGCCTGATCCGGAAGCTCGAGCGCGGCGACACCCTCCCCACCGACGAGATCCAGCGGAAGCTCGAGCGCGCGCTCGACGTCTCGCTCGTCGAGGGCGAGGACGTCGACGCCGACTGGGAGTCGAACGACGCCGGCACGATGACGCTCGGCGACGTGGTCAAACGGAAGGACTGA
- a CDS encoding disulfide bond formation protein B yields MTAASFRPDRATAWLSTATLVAAVATAGSLRFSLGLGLEPCTLCWYQRILMYPLVVVLGVATLEKRTAVRRTALPLVIPGLCLAGYHSFLQATTGRCTFGGPCAAVQWRDPVVGLTIPNLSLVAFGLIAVLLVGMWVHVEEE; encoded by the coding sequence ATGACGGCCGCGTCGTTCCGTCCCGATCGCGCGACCGCGTGGCTGTCGACCGCGACCCTCGTCGCGGCGGTCGCGACGGCCGGGAGTCTCCGGTTCAGTCTCGGTCTCGGCCTCGAGCCGTGTACGCTCTGTTGGTACCAGCGTATCCTGATGTACCCGCTCGTCGTGGTCCTCGGCGTCGCGACCCTCGAAAAGCGGACGGCCGTCCGGCGGACCGCCCTCCCGCTCGTGATCCCCGGGCTGTGTCTCGCCGGCTACCACTCCTTCCTCCAGGCCACAACGGGACGCTGTACGTTCGGGGGACCGTGCGCGGCCGTCCAGTGGCGGGACCCGGTCGTCGGGCTCACCATCCCGAACCTCTCGCTCGTCGCGTTCGGCCTGATCGCGGTCCTCCTCGTCGGAATGTGGGTACACGTCGAGGAAGAATGA